One genomic segment of Timaviella obliquedivisa GSE-PSE-MK23-08B includes these proteins:
- a CDS encoding glycosyltransferase family 4 protein: MNQFIAVQTGARRNYAVPAILETAGLLEAFYTDLCGNAGLGSVLQKICPNPFRKPAIQRLIDRQVPEQIQDKVRTFDGAALRYLLRLQFAKSDSLKQHQALGQYEREFGRAMIHAGVGKATHIFSMFGEGFPFLKFAKDKGLQIISEVYIAPQTHSIVQQQREQFPGLEPMLPSKVIEGDYEGFQALCQYTDRFIVPSEFVCEGMKESGISSERCALVPYAVGDSWFRLQNTPVHKRILFVGTADLRKGIHLLGMAAQTLHPLGYEFRVAGGVSDTVRHHSITNHLTFLGRVPRTEIQHEYAQADIFVLPSLAEGSAEVVYEALAAGVPVITTKAAGSVVRDGVEGFIVSEQESGTLASRIQELVEDRELRARMAIAARARAQNYTWNRYSERLLSILQTV, translated from the coding sequence ATGAACCAATTTATTGCTGTTCAAACTGGAGCGCGGCGCAACTATGCAGTGCCAGCCATACTTGAAACGGCGGGATTATTAGAGGCTTTCTACACAGATTTGTGTGGTAATGCTGGACTTGGATCTGTGTTGCAAAAAATTTGTCCAAATCCTTTTAGAAAACCAGCTATTCAAAGACTGATTGATCGTCAGGTACCAGAGCAAATTCAGGACAAAGTTCGTACGTTTGATGGTGCTGCCCTGCGCTATCTGTTGCGATTACAATTTGCAAAATCTGACTCTCTAAAACAGCATCAAGCTCTCGGTCAGTATGAACGCGAGTTCGGACGGGCTATGATCCATGCAGGAGTTGGGAAAGCCACGCACATCTTCTCAATGTTTGGTGAAGGCTTTCCTTTTCTTAAGTTTGCAAAAGATAAGGGCTTACAAATCATCTCTGAGGTTTATATCGCTCCACAAACCCACTCAATTGTGCAACAGCAACGAGAACAATTCCCTGGCTTAGAACCGATGTTGCCATCCAAAGTAATTGAGGGGGACTACGAGGGGTTTCAAGCACTTTGTCAATACACCGATCGTTTTATCGTACCTTCAGAATTTGTATGTGAAGGCATGAAAGAGTCTGGTATTTCCTCCGAACGCTGTGCTTTAGTTCCGTATGCTGTGGGAGACTCTTGGTTTCGACTGCAGAATACGCCTGTTCACAAGCGTATTCTATTTGTAGGCACTGCCGATTTGCGAAAGGGTATTCATCTTTTAGGAATGGCAGCACAAACCCTGCATCCCTTAGGATATGAGTTTCGAGTTGCTGGTGGGGTATCTGACACAGTTCGCCACCACTCTATAACGAATCATCTCACTTTTTTAGGGCGAGTGCCTCGCACCGAAATTCAACATGAATATGCGCAAGCCGACATTTTTGTGTTGCCTAGTCTAGCCGAAGGCTCTGCTGAAGTGGTTTATGAGGCACTTGCTGCTGGAGTACCCGTAATTACAACAAAAGCTGCGGGTTCTGTTGTTCGGGATGGTGTTGAAGGCTTTATTGTGTCGGAACAGGAGTCAGGAACGCTTGCAAGTCGGATTCAGGAGTTAGTTGAAGATCGGGAACTGCGCGCGCGGATGGCAATCGCCGCTAGAGCACGCGCCCAGAATTACACATGGAATCGATATAGCGAACGATTGTTATCAATTCTACAAACTGTCTAG
- a CDS encoding glycosyltransferase, giving the protein MKLTVIIPIYNRSRMLVQALNSLHWQTYKNFTVIVADDASSENLQEVVEQFPSLNIAYHRFDENLGQFQNAMRGASLCQTDFMKFLYSDDLLFPDALELQIKALEEMPESSICLGSYIEFEEVSDKKEIAIYKTLAPYIPASRSSSQWAKLENFNCFFPSACMYRTGIFHKIGGFNTTLSGIGDWELYVALSFKYPVVATDSVVCAMRLHPDQVTQKFFLNADSLQIKDVIWMTSKDNPYRERLNLPIIQQIFLRHQIFWRLLRMGIVSDDDFFQLLIKWLKIAISSKMLTSLVLSFPFFLAAHFLRKARQRSGFQKAINIDVDNYKLMIETLLFSTKDQQNIRDTENFFEPQMISEIDHISISCSEPS; this is encoded by the coding sequence ATGAAATTAACAGTCATTATCCCGATTTATAATCGTTCTAGGATGTTAGTGCAAGCATTAAACTCTTTGCATTGGCAGACGTATAAGAACTTCACAGTTATTGTTGCAGATGATGCATCAAGTGAAAATTTACAAGAGGTTGTAGAACAGTTTCCAAGCCTGAACATTGCATATCATCGTTTTGATGAAAATCTTGGTCAATTTCAAAATGCTATGCGGGGAGCATCTTTGTGCCAAACAGATTTCATGAAATTTCTGTATAGCGATGATTTACTGTTTCCTGATGCATTAGAACTACAGATAAAAGCACTTGAAGAGATGCCTGAATCAAGTATATGTCTTGGAAGTTACATCGAATTTGAGGAGGTTTCTGATAAAAAAGAAATTGCGATCTATAAAACACTCGCTCCTTATATTCCAGCTTCTAGAAGCAGCAGCCAGTGGGCGAAGTTAGAGAACTTTAACTGCTTCTTTCCAAGCGCTTGTATGTACCGTACAGGCATTTTTCATAAGATTGGAGGATTTAATACGACACTTTCTGGTATCGGGGATTGGGAGCTCTATGTCGCCCTATCCTTTAAATATCCAGTTGTTGCAACTGACAGTGTGGTTTGTGCAATGCGCTTACACCCAGATCAAGTGACTCAGAAGTTTTTTCTAAACGCAGATTCTCTACAAATTAAAGATGTTATTTGGATGACTTCAAAAGATAATCCTTACCGAGAACGCTTAAATCTTCCAATTATCCAACAGATATTTTTGCGACATCAAATCTTTTGGAGACTTCTCAGAATGGGAATTGTCTCAGATGATGATTTTTTTCAACTATTGATCAAATGGCTCAAAATTGCTATTTCAAGCAAAATGTTAACATCTTTAGTACTGAGCTTTCCGTTCTTCTTAGCTGCACATTTTCTGCGAAAGGCTAGGCAACGATCAGGTTTCCAAAAAGCAATCAATATCGATGTTGATAATTATAAACTTATGATCGAAACGCTCTTGTTTAGCACAAAAGATCAACAAAATATTAGGGATACAGAAAACTTTTTTGAGCCTCAAATGATATCGGAGATAGACCATATCAGTATCAGTTGTTCAGAACCTTCCTAA
- a CDS encoding class I SAM-dependent methyltransferase, protein MKTDPFSIKKYSKFHPKRLGFTIQARFLEKEAQWNFEKYKLSEKFLSALPSIPDLNYSDTAVTPIQAQYLLAALAATEHLTDTVVVEVGSCRGVTTQLLAQSTQRQVIAVDPYIGYGGFEEDLLFFKARTTDLKNVIHERTVSGSAAMAWQYPPISMIFIDALHDYVNTAFDIAAWYPLLVKGAILACHDTDQQCFAGTRKAVFEFSQSTQIFAHLSNLTLFTI, encoded by the coding sequence ATGAAAACCGATCCATTTTCTATCAAAAAATATTCCAAGTTTCATCCAAAGCGGCTTGGGTTCACAATTCAAGCTCGATTTCTTGAAAAAGAGGCTCAGTGGAACTTTGAAAAATATAAATTGTCTGAAAAGTTTCTTTCCGCCTTACCATCCATTCCTGATTTAAATTACTCGGATACAGCGGTTACACCCATTCAGGCTCAATATTTGTTGGCTGCGTTAGCAGCTACCGAGCATCTTACAGATACTGTTGTAGTTGAGGTTGGTTCATGTCGAGGAGTTACTACTCAACTGCTAGCCCAATCTACTCAACGCCAAGTAATTGCTGTTGATCCTTACATTGGCTATGGCGGTTTTGAAGAAGATTTACTTTTCTTTAAGGCTAGAACTACCGATTTAAAAAATGTAATTCATGAGCGGACAGTATCAGGATCGGCAGCGATGGCTTGGCAGTATCCGCCTATCAGCATGATTTTTATTGATGCATTGCATGATTATGTTAATACTGCGTTCGATATTGCAGCATGGTATCCACTGCTTGTAAAAGGGGCTATTTTAGCTTGCCATGACACTGACCAACAATGTTTTGCAGGTACGAGAAAAGCTGTGTTTGAGTTCAGCCAGTCTACTCAAATCTTTGCTCATTTGAGTAATCTAACTTTATTCACAATCTAA